One window from the genome of Natrialba magadii ATCC 43099 encodes:
- the gcvT gene encoding glycine cleavage system aminomethyltransferase GcvT: MPLQTPPLRGIHDERGAKFTEFGGWDMPVEFDSIQTEHAAVREDVGIFDVSHMGQIHVTGPDATTLMQRLTSNDVTRLDVGDSQYATITDEDGLIIDDTVVYRLPDENGEATYLFVPNAGTDEATHERWISYRNEFDLEATVDNQTDEYAMFAVQGPNAPDLVDEVTDESLTDVDRFTATMATVDGVECWTARTGYTGEDGFELIVPASEAEDIWAQFDCQPCGLGARDTLRIEAGLLLAGQDFDLESNPRTPYETGIGFTVALDTEFVGRDALEAAREDGFDEELVGFQLIDRGIPRHGYDITNMDGRVIGTVTSGTMSPTLDQPIGLGYVPSEYADPGTTLQVVVRGQSKKARVETIPFIDTV; encoded by the coding sequence ATGCCGCTTCAGACGCCGCCTTTGCGTGGGATTCACGACGAACGTGGTGCCAAGTTTACGGAGTTTGGCGGCTGGGATATGCCGGTCGAGTTCGACTCGATTCAAACGGAACACGCGGCCGTTCGGGAGGACGTTGGCATCTTCGACGTCTCGCATATGGGCCAGATTCACGTTACTGGTCCGGACGCGACGACGTTGATGCAACGGCTGACCTCCAACGACGTCACCCGACTCGACGTCGGCGACTCCCAGTACGCGACGATTACGGACGAAGACGGACTGATCATCGACGACACGGTCGTCTACCGCCTCCCGGACGAGAATGGCGAGGCGACCTACCTGTTCGTCCCGAACGCTGGCACCGACGAAGCGACCCACGAACGGTGGATCAGCTACCGCAACGAGTTCGACCTCGAAGCGACCGTCGACAATCAGACCGACGAGTACGCCATGTTCGCCGTCCAGGGTCCGAACGCACCCGACCTCGTCGACGAAGTCACCGACGAGTCACTCACTGACGTCGACCGGTTTACAGCGACGATGGCAACCGTCGACGGCGTCGAGTGCTGGACCGCTCGGACGGGGTACACCGGTGAGGACGGCTTCGAACTGATCGTGCCCGCCAGCGAGGCCGAGGACATCTGGGCGCAGTTCGACTGTCAGCCCTGTGGCCTCGGTGCGCGAGACACGCTCCGAATCGAAGCCGGCCTGCTACTTGCTGGTCAGGACTTCGACCTCGAATCCAATCCGCGGACACCATACGAGACAGGCATCGGATTTACTGTCGCACTCGACACCGAGTTTGTTGGCCGTGACGCGCTCGAAGCCGCGCGTGAGGACGGATTCGACGAGGAACTCGTCGGCTTCCAACTGATCGACCGCGGAATCCCGCGCCACGGCTACGACATCACGAACATGGACGGCCGCGTTATCGGCACCGTCACCAGCGGGACGATGAGTCCGACGCTCGACCAGCCGATCGGACTTGGCTACGTCCCGAGTGAGTACGCAGATCCGGGGACGACCCTGCAGGTGGTCGTGCGCGGCCAGTCGAAAAAGGCAAGAGTTGAAACGATCCCGTTCATCGATACGGTTTAA
- the gcvH gene encoding glycine cleavage system protein GcvH, whose amino-acid sequence MSFDIPDDRQYLESHEWALETDDDTVRVGITDFAQDELGDVVFVELPDEGDDLSQEAEFGVIESIKAVSDLYAPVGGEVVAINEELFNAPELVNDDPFGDGWMLEIDPADTDELANLLSADEYEAQVA is encoded by the coding sequence ATGAGCTTCGACATTCCCGACGACCGACAATATCTCGAATCGCACGAATGGGCACTCGAAACCGACGACGATACCGTCCGCGTCGGCATCACCGACTTTGCACAGGACGAACTCGGCGACGTTGTCTTCGTCGAACTTCCCGACGAAGGGGACGACCTCTCACAGGAAGCCGAGTTCGGCGTTATCGAGTCCATCAAGGCAGTCTCTGACCTCTATGCCCCCGTCGGCGGCGAGGTCGTCGCCATCAACGAGGAGTTGTTCAATGCGCCGGAACTCGTCAACGACGACCCGTTCGGCGACGGCTGGATGCTCGAGATCGATCCCGCCGACACGGACGAACTCGCGAATCTGCTCTCGGCCGACGAGTACGAAGCCCAGGTCGCTTAA
- a CDS encoding MSCRAMM family adhesin SdrC, translating into MRVDPAHATIALESTTTQVQASETPPDRLTTWLQDARYVDDVDRGRDRTYHETVLEPGADVTVVGIARSQAVDGGAGVDVKADVDVEAEADVDAEADVDAEADVDANADFRDTTEDAPTASTESDTSSLVIAARNPSTELFIESGPERTALARAWYRGTAARGLCWGATAVAAGSAALWWMTLTW; encoded by the coding sequence ATCCGCGTCGATCCCGCCCACGCAACGATTGCACTCGAGTCGACCACGACACAGGTCCAGGCGTCGGAGACGCCGCCGGACCGTCTCACGACGTGGTTGCAGGACGCGCGGTACGTCGACGACGTCGACCGGGGCCGGGACCGGACGTATCACGAGACGGTACTCGAGCCGGGTGCTGACGTGACGGTCGTGGGTATTGCGCGGTCGCAGGCGGTCGATGGGGGTGCGGGCGTGGATGTGAAGGCGGATGTGGATGTGGAGGCGGAGGCGGATGTGGATGCGGAGGCGGATGTGGATGCGGAGGCGGATGTGGATGCAAATGCAGATTTCCGTGATACCACAGAGGACGCTCCAACAGCGTCCACAGAGTCGGACACATCTTCACTCGTCATCGCAGCCCGGAACCCGTCGACAGAACTGTTCATCGAGAGCGGGCCCGAACGGACCGCACTCGCCCGGGCGTGGTATCGCGGAACGGCCGCTCGCGGATTGTGCTGGGGAGCAACAGCGGTCGCCGCTGGCAGCGCAGCACTGTGGTGGATGACACTCACCTGGTGA
- a CDS encoding helix-turn-helix domain-containing protein, translating into MGGRGPKRELAEKIAGEITLSDDPGATLRKWRTDFDVSQTDLAAELEVSSSVISDYESGRRESPGIGVVGRLVEGLLTIDERRGGDRIRQYGRVLSAGFDSDVVLDLREYASSVPLSELYDDVGATEVASGGTDRISGHTVIDSIEAITRLSSEEFFRLYGQSTNRVLVFTGVTRGEATAVALRVLNPTPNAVILHGIDEDDLWPHAADLARIDGYSLAVTTTPLEDLLDELVGLE; encoded by the coding sequence ATGGGCGGACGCGGGCCGAAACGCGAACTCGCTGAGAAGATCGCCGGCGAAATTACGCTGAGTGACGACCCCGGAGCGACACTCCGCAAGTGGCGCACCGACTTCGACGTCTCCCAGACCGACCTCGCGGCCGAACTCGAGGTCTCCTCTTCGGTGATCTCCGACTACGAGAGCGGCCGCCGCGAGAGCCCCGGCATCGGCGTCGTTGGCCGACTCGTCGAGGGACTCCTCACGATTGACGAGCGCCGCGGCGGCGACCGCATTCGGCAGTACGGCCGGGTGCTCTCTGCCGGCTTCGACAGCGACGTCGTTCTCGACCTGCGCGAGTACGCGAGTTCGGTCCCCCTCTCAGAACTCTACGACGACGTCGGCGCGACGGAGGTCGCCTCCGGCGGCACGGATCGAATCAGCGGCCACACCGTCATCGACAGCATCGAGGCAATTACCAGACTCTCCAGCGAGGAATTCTTCCGCCTCTACGGCCAGAGCACCAACCGCGTCCTCGTCTTTACCGGCGTCACCCGCGGCGAAGCGACCGCCGTCGCCCTGCGCGTGCTCAACCCGACGCCGAACGCCGTTATCCTCCACGGTATCGACGAAGACGACCTCTGGCCCCACGCTGCCGACCTCGCACGCATCGACGGCTACTCGCTCGCCGTGACGACGACCCCGCTCGAGGACCTCCTCGACGAACTGGTTGGACTCGAGTAA
- a CDS encoding DUF7835 family putative zinc beta-ribbon protein has product MATTDGVSNGMTEPCEVCGIDTLHEVSVQLVTEGGEGANARYSREPYRVRECQRCGNRESKRMNNA; this is encoded by the coding sequence ATGGCAACGACTGATGGTGTGTCAAACGGGATGACCGAGCCGTGTGAGGTTTGCGGAATTGACACGTTACACGAAGTTTCTGTGCAGCTCGTTACTGAAGGCGGCGAAGGAGCCAACGCGCGCTATTCGCGCGAACCGTACCGCGTTCGCGAGTGCCAGCGCTGTGGTAACCGAGAGAGCAAGCGAATGAACAACGCATAA
- a CDS encoding ArsR/SmtB family transcription factor has translation MNEESSIEEILDTIGDEHARTILASISREPGSAKELSERLDLSQPTIYRRLDVLKENELIKDRTLVADDGNHYKEYTCNFNSTVISLEDDEYDVRIFREENLPDRFTRLWDELGVQ, from the coding sequence ATGAATGAGGAGTCCTCCATCGAGGAAATTCTCGATACGATCGGGGACGAGCATGCGCGCACCATACTCGCCTCGATCAGCCGCGAGCCGGGCTCAGCGAAGGAGCTCTCAGAACGGCTCGACCTCTCGCAACCAACGATTTACCGTCGTCTCGACGTTCTCAAAGAGAACGAACTGATCAAAGACCGCACGCTCGTCGCCGATGACGGCAACCACTACAAGGAATATACCTGTAACTTCAACAGCACGGTCATCTCGCTGGAAGACGACGAATACGACGTTCGGATCTTCCGAGAGGAAAACCTCCCCGACCGGTTTACGCGCCTGTGGGACGAACTCGGTGTCCAGTAG
- a CDS encoding DUF7521 family protein, giving the protein MLDALAEGVLMLMQLTVFALALGLTLISFQSYTKSQSKRLESAFIGFAFLSMGVALTTITSQLPSAATAFYIVETIPFIVGFGMLYVSLYR; this is encoded by the coding sequence ATGCTCGACGCACTCGCAGAAGGGGTCCTCATGCTGATGCAACTGACCGTCTTTGCACTGGCACTCGGACTCACCCTCATCAGCTTTCAATCGTACACGAAGAGTCAATCGAAACGACTCGAGTCGGCGTTCATCGGCTTCGCCTTCCTCAGTATGGGCGTTGCCCTGACGACGATTACGTCACAGCTCCCATCGGCCGCAACGGCGTTCTACATCGTCGAAACGATACCGTTCATCGTCGGCTTCGGCATGCTGTACGTCTCGCTGTACCGGTAG
- a CDS encoding competence/damage-inducible protein A, whose amino-acid sequence MNVALLTVGDELLAGQTTNTNASWLAARLSERGATVRRILTVPDDRELIASTVARWHDNPEFDAIIVTGGIGGTPDDVTVPAVADGLDREFVVFEEIYDRLREKAAAFREENPDLVADYDLQLDLEAAASLPEGATPIVVDEGWAPGCVVDGVYVFAGIPDEMRAMFDTVVDEFSGEAIARTIYTPAPEGSLHDVLESVTNEFDVSVGSYPRSEQRPGRIRVTGTTEESVDAAVSWVESRVETVEPAFESE is encoded by the coding sequence ATGAACGTCGCACTCCTCACCGTCGGCGACGAACTCCTCGCCGGGCAGACGACGAACACCAACGCCTCCTGGCTCGCCGCCCGGCTCAGCGAGCGCGGCGCGACCGTCAGGCGCATTCTGACGGTGCCCGACGACCGCGAACTCATCGCGAGCACCGTTGCCCGCTGGCACGACAACCCCGAGTTCGACGCGATCATCGTCACCGGCGGCATCGGCGGCACGCCCGACGACGTCACCGTTCCCGCGGTGGCCGACGGCCTCGACCGCGAGTTCGTCGTTTTCGAGGAGATTTACGACCGACTGCGCGAGAAAGCCGCCGCGTTCCGGGAGGAAAACCCGGACCTGGTCGCCGACTACGACCTCCAACTCGACCTCGAGGCTGCCGCCTCGCTCCCCGAGGGTGCAACACCCATCGTCGTCGACGAGGGCTGGGCCCCCGGCTGCGTCGTCGACGGCGTCTACGTCTTCGCCGGCATCCCCGACGAAATGCGCGCGATGTTCGACACCGTCGTCGACGAGTTCTCCGGCGAGGCCATCGCGCGGACGATCTACACCCCCGCTCCCGAGGGCTCGCTGCACGACGTACTCGAGTCCGTCACGAACGAGTTCGACGTCAGTGTTGGGAGCTATCCGCGCAGCGAGCAGCGACCAGGGCGGATTCGGGTCACGGGAACGACCGAGGAATCGGTCGACGCGGCGGTATCGTGGGTCGAGTCGCGTGTCGAGACAGTAGAACCAGCGTTCGAGTCGGAGTGA
- a CDS encoding AbrB/MazE/SpoVT family DNA-binding domain-containing protein — translation MSDVALDDRGRLTLPKEIRERYGERYHIVQLHDGIKLVPVAEDPLEALRDEFEDVEKSADELRDGARDLVLDEANR, via the coding sequence ATGTCAGACGTAGCGCTTGACGACCGCGGCCGTCTCACACTCCCAAAGGAGATTCGAGAACGGTACGGCGAACGCTACCACATCGTGCAGCTTCACGACGGAATCAAGCTCGTACCAGTTGCCGAGGACCCACTCGAGGCGCTCCGAGACGAATTCGAGGATGTTGAGAAGTCGGCCGACGAACTTCGCGACGGTGCACGAGATCTAGTCCTCGACGAGGCCAACCGATAG
- a CDS encoding PIN domain-containing protein, with amino-acid sequence MYAETDFLLALIKDEDWLGDAAETVYRAHQDELWTSQFTLIELLMVAYREDRDTERVVSNAANLVEVRGDVDTVVAAATYVEDHGFTPYDALHLVESSGETIVSTDDTYADVTSRLDLKTVAEE; translated from the coding sequence ATGTACGCAGAAACCGACTTTCTACTGGCGCTCATCAAGGACGAGGACTGGCTCGGAGATGCTGCCGAGACAGTGTATCGCGCGCACCAGGACGAACTGTGGACCTCTCAGTTCACGCTCATCGAACTCCTGATGGTCGCCTACCGGGAGGACCGAGACACCGAACGCGTCGTTTCGAACGCCGCCAACCTCGTCGAGGTACGCGGTGACGTAGACACCGTCGTCGCCGCAGCAACGTACGTCGAAGACCACGGGTTCACGCCGTACGATGCGCTCCACCTCGTCGAATCGAGCGGTGAGACGATCGTCTCGACTGACGACACGTACGCAGACGTAACTTCCCGACTCGACCTGAAAACGGTCGCCGAAGAGTGA